The Phycisphaerae bacterium sequence TGGCGGTCTCGATGCCCTGCCCGGCTTTCAGGGCCAGGAACGTCGCCGCGATCGAGAAGATGACGTTCATGGCCAGGCCGAAGATGAACATGCGTGGCGTCAGCTCCGGCACGGTCACGTTTGGCGGGACCATCGGGACGTAGGTCTCGCCCGGCTTCAGTTCGCGGTAGGCGTTCTCGGGCAGCTTGTTCATGATCTGGGGATTGTCGGACATGCCAGCTCCCTCACTGCTGTTCAACGCGGATCGCGGTGGCCCGCACGCGCGCCGACGGGCGGGCGGTTCGCAGCGGCAAAGTTACCACTGGCGGACCGGCAAGGGAAGGGCGCCCCGGAGAGCCGGGGTCAGGTGCTCGTCGGTGCAGCACCGCGCGGCGTGCTGCCATCCAGCGACCCGCGGATCACCCAGCGTCGCCCCAGCAGCAAACCAATGGGGCTGCTCAGCGCGATCAGGCTGTAGATGAACCACATCGTCCCGGTGTCGTGCGCACCCTCTTCCGGGCAGTAGCGGCCGAGGAAGTACCCAGAATAGAGCCCCGTCGTGAACTTGGCCGCCAACCAGGGCACATTCGCCAGCCCCATGTACTGCGAGACCTTGCCCTCCGGGGCCAGTTCCGCGGCGTATTGCAGGAAGCGCGGCGACCACAGGGCTTCGCCGATCGAGAATAGGACGAGGTACACGATCAGCAGGGGCGTGTGCGGGCCGAGTACCAGCAGAAACGTAGGCAGGGCTGAGACGGCGGATCCCACGATCATCAGCGTGTAGACGTTTACGCGGCGCGTCATGGCCGTGATGATCGGGACGCCGAAAAAGATGATGCCCGGGTTGATCCAGTTGACGATCCACTCCATGCGGTTGGCCACGCCCTCCGGGTAGGCGCGCAGCACGTAGGCCGGCATCGTCAGCCATTGGTGCGCGAACAGCGTTTGCACCGGGAGCAGCATGAAGATGAAGAACACGAAGCGTGCGTTGCTGAATGGGCCTTCGGTGAAGTAGGCCGCCACGCGCTCGAACCAGGGCAGCGCGGCCTCGGCTGCTTTCTGCTCTTCGGATTTCTCCTCGGCAGCTCGCAAGCGCTGGGCTGCGGCGCGCCGCGAGAAGAACAGCACCAGGAACAACAACGCCAACGCCGTGATCGCGGTGCACGCCCAATTCACGGCGTTGATGCCACTGATGTGCCAATCGGCGAAGAACCGCCACAGCGTCGTCGGCTCGACAGTGCCTTGCTCCCGCGCTTCCAGCACATTCTCGACCGGCACGCGAATCGCCGGCGAGATGTACCCAACGATGAAAATCCCGAGGTTCATCAGGGCGTAAATCAGCCCATAGCCCATCGAGCTGGTCTTCTCGTCGGTGTAGTACTTGATGCCGGCATAAGAAACCGGCTGGGCCATACCCTCGCCGATGGCCGTGACGAGCAGCGCCGCGAGCACGAGCGCTACCCCGGCGGCCATCCCGAGGTGCAGCAGCGGCACGGCGCTGTAAGTGACGCGGCCAACGAGGCAGAGTACCACCGCCAGCAGCAGCCCGTAGCGGACGCCCAGTTTCTCCGCCAGGCCGCCCAGGCCAATCATGAAGAGCGTCACGAGGCCGGTGAAGAACGCGATGATCAGGCCGGCGGTCCAGTCGCTGACGCCGATGTCGCGCGGGAGGTACACGTCCATCAGCGTCAGGACGCCAAAGTACCCCATCGACTCGACCATGAAGAAGATGTTGACGACCCAGAACGCGCGCGGCAGGTGCAGCAGATCGGCGAACGCGGCGAAAAAGTCGCGGATGCGACCGGCCAGGCCAGCGGAGGGCGTTGGGGCCGGGGCGAGTCCGTTGTCAGCCATGGGATGTTTCTACCGCGGTCTCGGGTTCGGGCAGTCGGGCAACGTGGGCGGATCCCTACGCGGCCTTGGTCTTGAAGTCCTTGCCGATCCAGCCCTTGGCGAGCAGGAGCAGAATCGGCGACGCAATGGCAATACAGCCGAAGATCAGCCACATCGTTTGTGTGTTCTTCGGACCGACGGCCGGGCAGTAGCGCTCCAGGACCGTGCCCGAATAGAGCAGCGGTACGAGCATCTTGGTGAGAAACCACGGCAGTTGCGCCACGCCCATGTACTGGCCCGTCCGCCCCTCCGGCGCGATCTCGGCGGCGTATTGGAGGAAACGCGGCTGCCACATGGCTTCGCCGATGGTCATGATGACAATGTAACTGAACAGTGCCCACGGCTGGGGGCCGACTGTCAGCAGGAACGCCGGCGCGGCCATGACCAGCGTGCCGATGATCATCATGTTGTAGACTTTGGCTTTCTGCGTCACCGCGGCGATCATCGGCACCAGGATGAAGATCAGGATGGGGTTCGCATTCGCCGCGATCTCGAAGTAGCGCCCGATCCAGCCCTCGTACGCCCGCGAGATGTACGGTGGCAGAATCAGCCAGTTGTACGTGAACAGCGTCTGCACGGGAATCAGTGCGAAGATGAAGAAGAAGAACTTCAAGTTCGCCAGCGGATGGCGCGCGATCCACCTCCGCGCCGGGGGCAAGAGCACTCCTGCCACCGCCCCGAGCAGAACCACGCCGCCAACCCACCAGCGCCAGGGGTCCGGCACGCGCCAGTAGATCGCGCCCAGTACCGCCAGCAACACGAACCACATGTGTACAGG is a genomic window containing:
- a CDS encoding MFS transporter; translation: MADNGLAPAPTPSAGLAGRIRDFFAAFADLLHLPRAFWVVNIFFMVESMGYFGVLTLMDVYLPRDIGVSDWTAGLIIAFFTGLVTLFMIGLGGLAEKLGVRYGLLLAVVLCLVGRVTYSAVPLLHLGMAAGVALVLAALLVTAIGEGMAQPVSYAGIKYYTDEKTSSMGYGLIYALMNLGIFIVGYISPAIRVPVENVLEAREQGTVEPTTLWRFFADWHISGINAVNWACTAITALALLFLVLFFSRRAAAQRLRAAEEKSEEQKAAEAALPWFERVAAYFTEGPFSNARFVFFIFMLLPVQTLFAHQWLTMPAYVLRAYPEGVANRMEWIVNWINPGIIFFGVPIITAMTRRVNVYTLMIVGSAVSALPTFLLVLGPHTPLLIVYLVLFSIGEALWSPRFLQYAAELAPEGKVSQYMGLANVPWLAAKFTTGLYSGYFLGRYCPEEGAHDTGTMWFIYSLIALSSPIGLLLGRRWVIRGSLDGSTPRGAAPTST